The following proteins are encoded in a genomic region of Brachypodium distachyon strain Bd21 chromosome 1, Brachypodium_distachyon_v3.0, whole genome shotgun sequence:
- the LOC100822275 gene encoding probable serine acetyltransferase 2 isoform X1 has product MTSCGCLVLEKVEDHGGGGDAVAAAAARGGGKGRAGCGCGSCAGEWWSRRSFSETVFPIYVMGSSRATAARGILDAAGDPIWEAVKSEAKSEAEKEPILSSFLYASVLSHDCLERALSFVLANRLEDPTLLATQLIDIFNDVMMNDVDIRRSIRLDAQAFKGRDPSCAQYSWALLYLKGYHSLQSYRIAHVLWNQGRKVLALALQSRISEVFAVDIHPAAKIGEGILLDHGTGLVIGETAVIGNWVSLMQGVTLGGTGKEHGDRHPKIGQGALLGAGATILGNINVGEGAMIAAGSLVLKHVPSHSMAVGNPAKVVGYMEKEDPSLTMKHDARRDYFEHVAGSFSDDRPNGSVVK; this is encoded by the exons atgaCGTCGTGCGGTTGCCTTGTGCTGGAGAAGGTGGAggaccacggcggcggcggcgacgcggtggcggcagcagcagccagggGGGGTGGGAAGGGGAGGGCCGGGTGCGGGTGCGGGTCCTGCGCGGGGGAGTGGTGGAGCCGCCGTTCCTTCTCCGAGACCGTGTTCCCCATCTACGTCATGGGGAGCTCGCGTGCGACGGCCGCCCGCGGCATACTCGACGCCGCCGGGGACCCCATTTGGGAGGCCGTCAAGTCGGAGGCCAAGTCCGAG GCAGAGAAGGAGCCTATTCTAAGTAGCTTTTTGTATGCGAGTGTATTATCTCATGACTGTCTGGAGCGGGCATTGAGCTTCGTCCTTGCAAACAGGCTTGAAGATCCAACATTGCTTGCAACTCAGCTAATTGACATTTTTAATGATGTTATGATGAATGACGTAGACATACGCCGTTCCATTCGCCTTGATGCTCAG GCTTTCAAAGGCAGAGATCCTTCCTGTGCACAATATAGCTGGGCGCTATTATACCTAAAG GGTTACCATTCCTTGCAATCCTATAGGATTGCTCATGTATTATGGAATCAAGGTCGTAAGGTTCTTGCGTTGGCGCTACAAAGCCGTATTAGTGAG GTTTTTGCAGTGGATATACATCCAG CTGCCAAAATTGGGGAGGGAATATTGTTGGATCATGGAACAGGTCTAGTCATTGGTGAAACTGCTGTTATTGGCAACTGGGTTTCATTAATGCAG GGTGTTACGCTTGGAGGTACTGGCAAGGAACATGGAGACAGGCACCCCAAGATCGGCCAGGGAGCTCTTCTTGGAGCTGGTGCTACTATCCTTGGCAACATAAATGTAGGCGAAGGTGCCATGATTGCTGCTGGTTCCCTGGTTTTAAAGCATGTACCTTCCCACAG CATGGCGGTTGGAAATCCTGCAAAGGTAGTTGGCTATATGGAGAAAGAAGATCCTTCTTTGACTATGAAGCATG ATGCAAGGAGAGATTATTTTGAACATGTTGCCGGTAGTTTTTCAGATGATAGACCTAACG GAAGTGTTGTGAAGTAA
- the LOC100822275 gene encoding probable serine acetyltransferase 2 isoform X2: MTSCGCLVLEKVEDHGGGGDAVAAAAARGGGKGRAGCGCGSCAGEWWSRRSFSETVFPIYVMGSSRATAARGILDAAGDPIWEAVKSEAKSEAEKEPILSSFLYASVLSHDCLERALSFVLANRLEDPTLLATQLIDIFNDVMMNDVDIRRSIRLDAQAFKGRDPSCAQYSWALLYLKGYHSLQSYRIAHVLWNQGRKVLALALQSRISEVFAVDIHPAAKIGEGILLDHGTGLVIGETAVIGNWVSLMQGVTLGGTGKEHGDRHPKIGQGALLGAGATILGNINVGEGAMIAAGSLVLKHVPSHSMAVGNPAKVVGYMEKEDPSLTMKHGSVVK, encoded by the exons atgaCGTCGTGCGGTTGCCTTGTGCTGGAGAAGGTGGAggaccacggcggcggcggcgacgcggtggcggcagcagcagccagggGGGGTGGGAAGGGGAGGGCCGGGTGCGGGTGCGGGTCCTGCGCGGGGGAGTGGTGGAGCCGCCGTTCCTTCTCCGAGACCGTGTTCCCCATCTACGTCATGGGGAGCTCGCGTGCGACGGCCGCCCGCGGCATACTCGACGCCGCCGGGGACCCCATTTGGGAGGCCGTCAAGTCGGAGGCCAAGTCCGAG GCAGAGAAGGAGCCTATTCTAAGTAGCTTTTTGTATGCGAGTGTATTATCTCATGACTGTCTGGAGCGGGCATTGAGCTTCGTCCTTGCAAACAGGCTTGAAGATCCAACATTGCTTGCAACTCAGCTAATTGACATTTTTAATGATGTTATGATGAATGACGTAGACATACGCCGTTCCATTCGCCTTGATGCTCAG GCTTTCAAAGGCAGAGATCCTTCCTGTGCACAATATAGCTGGGCGCTATTATACCTAAAG GGTTACCATTCCTTGCAATCCTATAGGATTGCTCATGTATTATGGAATCAAGGTCGTAAGGTTCTTGCGTTGGCGCTACAAAGCCGTATTAGTGAG GTTTTTGCAGTGGATATACATCCAG CTGCCAAAATTGGGGAGGGAATATTGTTGGATCATGGAACAGGTCTAGTCATTGGTGAAACTGCTGTTATTGGCAACTGGGTTTCATTAATGCAG GGTGTTACGCTTGGAGGTACTGGCAAGGAACATGGAGACAGGCACCCCAAGATCGGCCAGGGAGCTCTTCTTGGAGCTGGTGCTACTATCCTTGGCAACATAAATGTAGGCGAAGGTGCCATGATTGCTGCTGGTTCCCTGGTTTTAAAGCATGTACCTTCCCACAG CATGGCGGTTGGAAATCCTGCAAAGGTAGTTGGCTATATGGAGAAAGAAGATCCTTCTTTGACTATGAAGCATG GAAGTGTTGTGAAGTAA